One part of the Candidatus Margulisiibacteriota bacterium genome encodes these proteins:
- a CDS encoding AbrB/MazE/SpoVT family DNA-binding domain-containing protein, with the protein MNAEIVRVHNGQVNIPADVCQKLGLREGDKAVFFEEDEKIIFANAAKTAFAEMQLAFAGEAERLNLKTEQDIVALVDEVREETWKSRYACGA; encoded by the coding sequence ATGAATGCGGAAATAGTGAGGGTTCATAATGGACAGGTGAATATACCTGCGGATGTTTGCCAGAAACTTGGTCTGCGTGAGGGCGATAAGGCCGTTTTTTTTGAGGAAGATGAAAAGATAATCTTTGCCAATGCGGCAAAAACTGCTTTCGCCGAGATGCAGCTGGCTTTTGCCGGAGAGGCAGAGCGGCTTAATCTAAAGACAGAACAAGATATTGTTGCTTTGGTTGATGAAGTGCGTGAGGAAACATGGAAATCCCGCTATGCGTGTGGCGCTTGA
- a CDS encoding type II toxin-antitoxin system VapC family toxin: MRYLIDTNIFLFYAFDNCFLNNDTRDILTDYENIIYISSESVKETIHLFQTGRIKTKKWKMAADIIGFIERESDFLIDYVRKEHLQTFAGLEIITNHNDPSDRLIIAQAITERMPLISSDRIFAEYRRQGLQFIYNKK; encoded by the coding sequence ATGCGTTATTTGATAGACACAAATATCTTTCTGTTTTACGCCTTTGACAATTGTTTTCTGAATAACGATACGCGCGATATTTTGACGGATTATGAGAATATAATTTATATCAGTTCTGAAAGCGTCAAAGAAACCATACATCTATTCCAAACCGGCAGGATAAAAACAAAAAAATGGAAAATGGCCGCTGATATTATAGGTTTTATTGAACGAGAGTCGGATTTTCTCATTGATTACGTCAGAAAAGAACACCTACAGACATTTGCCGGACTTGAGATCATCACAAACCACAATGATCCCAGCGACCGCTTGATCATTGCGCAAGCCATAACGGAACGTATGCCGCTGATCAGCAGCGACAGGATTTTTGCCGAATACCGCAGGCAGGGTCTGCAGTTTATTTATAATAAAAAATAA